The Coffea arabica cultivar ET-39 chromosome 6e, Coffea Arabica ET-39 HiFi, whole genome shotgun sequence genome contains the following window.
GTGGAGAAAGGAATACTGTGTGAGCCTATTCTTGTaagttttgtcaatttttaatttcGAAGACGAGGTCGTGTTGCTTTGCTTTGTAGCAATTGCTAGGATGACAGGAATATTGACATCACAACAAAATGTATATGGAAAATTTGGATTATCATAATAGGGAGAAGCGTAATTCGTAACGAGGGTGGATTCATGAACGAGCGTAATGCGTAATTTGGATTCATGAACGGTGGAAGCGAGTATGAAGTTACAAGAGTGCCCTTCGACGGTGGCTCTCATTTGGTGTTCATGGGGCTCATGAAGTTGGACATTAGTATTTTGTATGATTTAATAGTGTTTGACAAATTATGTATCTTTTGATACTGTCCGACAATTTGTATAGAATTAGCAAATTTTAAATAATGTCTGCAAATTGTACACAATTAACAACATCTAGAAGGCAAACTGACAAGAACataattgcaattttttttttggtcaaaataatAGAATTGAAATTCAAGGTAGGGAGTTTCCGGTTGCTTCTTTCACCTCACAGATTTTGGATTGAAGTTTTctgaagaaaaatttttatgtttttttgtgatcacatttttcaaacactttttatctcacatatatcaaattattacagtatatatttatatagaaaatctagaaaatggcaatccaaaccAGAATTTTGGGTATGTTTAGGGTCAATCTACTAGTTGCACTTTCGTAgcaattttttttgaagaattttcatttttatatttttgaccaGTTAAAACCAATATTAAAACCATAAAGAAGATTATTTGACTTCAGAAACAAATGCTACTTGTGACTCGACTTAGTATTTTTAAATATAGATGAGCAAAATAGATTAatcaaatttcaccttttttaaCAGTAAAAGGGTAAAAATAGTAGATATTAGACAGTTTATTAAAAGGATAACTTTTTTATACACgtttaatatataattttttttatacgaGCAAGTTTAAACCATGCCACATACACATGAATTTAAgtttgaaatttaaacatgaCTGCTACTAATGCCAAAAAATTACTATACTATTAATGTATAAAAAGTTAATcgttacttaaaaaaaaaagatttcaacAACGAAAGAAGCAATCTTATCGTAACATTTAATctcttattttattaattttttatagagTTAAAGATTTTCAATCTTGACTAGTCTTCTTCAAGGGCAaagtatacttttttttttttttttttgaaaaagcaaAGTGTACATGTTAATAAAGTGTTTAAAAGCTGGTGGGACAAAGTGTAATTAACCCGATTAATTATCGGCATTATACTATACACATTTAGATGCGTCACCACGACGTCGTGGTGAGCCAGTTTGATTATCCAGCAGAGAATGAAAGAATAAAACTAGACTGAATCAGTAACTTACTGGAAGAGAAGAGAGATTGTGGTGGGGATTACACAAAATTGATGATGCAGAAGCTAACGAGGAAATGGAGGAAATCGGGGGATGAGGATGATAATCTCTCTCTTCCCACTCGCGATGATTCCCGTCCCATGGACCCTCAAGGTATTCCTCTATTTTCCTCTCCATTTTCAGTTCGGGAataattatgaaaaaaaaaagctaatctCAGCGGAACTTTGGTTGTTGCTTTTTGTATTTTGTAAGTATATTTTAAGGTTATTCATGTTGTTGCAATTTGGATATGCAGAACAAGAGGATCTGGTCAGATCATTAGAGAGTAGTCAAGCTCAACAGTCTCTTCTTTGGAGGGTTATTTCTCTACTTTGCAATCGATTTTTGTATTGTTTTCCGTCTCAATTTATCATCTCATatattctttttctatttttttctggTCTTCTCAATTGTAGAGCGTGTTTGCTGGCCTACTTTTCTGCTACGTGGTGTTTCTTGTATACTCAATTTATCACCAGGCCTTTTTTCCATGGGAATTGGTATTTGCTTCACTAGaatttcttttcctcctttacAAACATTACAGTGCAGGATGTACAGATGTCTCTTACATGTATACATCAATTTGTAAGTTTGCTTAAGAAATTGGAACTTCATTGGGACAAAATTGAATAACCAATAGATGCTTTGAATTTAGCATTTGGGGTAAATCGGCTTGTTCTCACCTTCTAGGCTGCCTAGGACTTAATATCTCACCAATTTTTTGTTAAGCAAGTTCGCTAGGAGAACTAattctttgtttgttttgtaaGTTTATTAGCCAGGAAATGAAGTTAAGTAGAATTTGCTCACCTTTCTCTTGCATTTGTAGCTTTAAAAACTCATCATGAGTTAACAAATTTTAGTTGGCAGGGGTTGGGAAGGGATGAAAAGTTATGACAACTGATCTTCCAAcagtttctttttttccatGTTGCTGCATAATCTGCATAATAGACATCCGCCAAAACCCTCATCTTAGCCTGCGTATCAAGTTGGTAATTTATCATCATATGTAAAGTTCCAGCTAATACAGAATGCattaattttctttatttcacaGTACTTTCCCCAAGGACATTAAATTGTtaagttgaaaattttcaaaagtcacATCTAGGTTTTTGTAGATGATAGCAAGGAGACCAATGAAATGTACCACGCAATGCTCTCGAACGGTTTTATATCCTATTAAGTGCTCAATATAAGTGTTCAATGCCCATTCTTTTGTCTACTGATGAACAgcgctatcatgcttattttatgtacgaggtTGACTCATGGAGCATCATAACAGCAGGTTGGTTTCCTCTTTTGCTCCTATCCGCAAGCAGCTATATGTCAACTGATCTCTAACTAAGATGATATTAAGTAATTGGAATTTTTGACACATATGATGTGCTACTTAAGAATTTGCAATCATATTGaaaaaactcaattttttttgcTCCCCTTAGTGTTGACTTGGAATATATGGCAGATTGGTCAGCCGTTTTGGTGTGCTTCCTGGCCATTAAGGGGTTACTGCATAACTCGAAGCACCGTCGCCGATGGCTTTGGTCCTCCTGCTGTCCTGGCTTACTATTGATGTTTTTCTGGTTACATCACATGCTGAGGTTGGTTATTACCTGACTCTGCAAAAGTCTGTATGCGCCAGCTCAATTGCAATCTGGTCAGAAGACATTGTGAAGAATAGTAGAATAACCAACTTTTTTCACATCTCCTTCACTTAATCTGAACTTGGCCATAGTTGCAATTATTATCTGATCTGAAGAACATTGTAAAGAATGGTAGAATAACCGACTTTTTTATATCTCTTTTCCTTAATCAAGGATGAAAGTTACTTGAACTTAGCCGTAGTTGCAATTAGTATTGGGGTTTCACAATATAATGCACAAAACTTTCATAAAAATAAGTTGTCTCATATTTTAGTAAACAAGCAACTGCATTCAAACTTGACTGATTATAAATCTGATCTAAATGAAGACTTAATGTTTGTTTCCTTTATTTCACAGATTGTCAAAGTATAGATGGGATGTTTTGTGGCTTCCTCTAGGTCCCCTCAGGTGAGCTTGCTTTGAACTATGCTAACTTAATTCTTTATTGAGTAAATGAGCAGAACATGGTTCCCTGAAATTGCAGTGGAGCTGGAGTCTGCCTTTATGTTGACCATTTACTGAATGAGTCATCTGAAGAAGTTAGAAAACTTCGAGGATATATGTATTCTTACAAGGCCAGTTAAGTTCCGCTTGGATCATTGTTAAAAATGAACagataaaacacatacacaacAATCTTCTGATTCTTCAGTGAAGAGAAGTTGGCTTCTTTGGCAAGAGGACCGGCTTCACTGGTCCTCAAGTCGAATGGTTACTTTGTAGAACGGTTACTTGTCAAGATGCATCATTTTCCGTGGTAGAAGCATCTTGTCTTTTGTGATTGTATGGTCAACTAGTGCACATCCTAACATAGCTTAGCTCGACTGACGGTTtcacagaattttttgtttAGTATTTTTTGGTTCTTTTGCTTTCGTTCACATATTGGTATTTCAGAATTCAATCAAATATCCCGGTTCTATACCCATGCTGTAAGTTGTGCTTGTGCTTGAAAAGCCTTCAAAAGGTATCACTTGCCAGACTGGTTCGCTAATACTTGGCTAAGAGACAAAATGACTGGTTGCAAAGCATGGACCTGGTACCATTTCTGTGCTTGAATGCCAATTCCCGTGTATTTTAGACGTCTTGTGGGATTGAGTGTGGTATTTACTAGTTCTGCTTTTTCTTTTGAGTGGATAGCCAGTGAAGGCTTAGCTCTCAGAACTCCAATCATCTACGAAGGCTTGTACTTGATCATAGGCCAGTCACAACAACAATGTGATTGCCACATCGCCATGAAAATAGCTTCTTCGTATTTACATCGAATGCTAGAAATGAGAATTGAATAACTAGCTAGACAACGCAAATGCTGAATAATTCTTTTTGAACAAAAGCTCGTCTAGAAATGACAACTGAATAACTAGCTGGATACGCAAATGCTGAATAATTTCTTTGGAACAAAAGCTTACGAAAATGTAAGTATCTGCTGAATTTACATCACATAGCAACGAATCTGCCAGGTTTTATGACACAGCTACAGCTTCATTGCTAATCAAGCCACTCGAATAAAATAACCAAGCTTGcgtgaataaataaaatgtgtTAGATTCAAACTCAGCTTTAACTTGGCTTAATAAGCATAGAACTTGAAATTTACATGTAAAAATTTAAGATGCTCACTCAAAGCTCAGATTTAGCAAACTCTCGCTTGGAATTCGGCCTTCGAAGTAACCAATCAAAGCCGCTGTTCAACTCTATTAGGCTCGCTTGAGCATAAAAGTGCATATCCTGAGTTGCTTTGGTTCTAGATGCATTCCAAACATAACTGGCAGCATATACAGCAAAAAAGTCCCAGTTCGGCAGCCACAGAAAATAACTTAAACTCAGCATTGAAAGAGAATTGCTTGACAAGGACAAAGCATCAAAACTTGCAGCTTCCTAGCCAAAAAACATGTATTGCAGCAACATCATCTGAATAAGCCACGCACTCTGGTAATTTAAGAACAGAATAAACTGTGAAAAAACCAAATCCATCTCATGGACGAAGAAAAGTAACAAAAACTTTAATGTATCATTCCAGTCAAATGTAATAGACTATTCATCATCTTCAATAATCTTGGTACCCAGTCCCTTCAGCCCTTCAAGTGGGATCTCTGCAACATTAACAAGAGAGTAAAGCTCTTCTTTCGCATCCTCATCATCATTCCTTTTGCGAGCGATACAAACTCTGACACGTCTTGGGACACTTCGGATCCCCCTGCTCCAGATGTACTTGTTCAGCTTCACATCCACTCTGACATCTGTTGTCCCCATGGCTTTCTGTGCAAATCTTCTGATCTCCTTAATGGCTTTAGGAGCTTTCTTTTTGAAAGTGCTGTTAACCATGATAAGACCGCACAATTAACCCAAGCAACAAAATAGAGCAACATGGATGACAAACGTCAATGACCAAAATACTGTATTGCAAGTACCATCCATCAAAGCAGCCATAATTTGTCAAGCCACAAACAACGCCAAGTGATGCACATTTTTAAAGGACGGCATTGTGTatgaaacctttttttttaagaagaaAAGCAATAAAGGGAATTAATTGTATTTTTGGTCTGTTTGAGCAGAAAAAAGTTTCAAAGAAATGGATTTGTCAACAAAGTCAGACAAGCATAGAAATTTTCCTCCAAAAATTAC
Protein-coding sequences here:
- the LOC113697128 gene encoding uncharacterized protein isoform X1, encoding MMQKLTRKWRKSGDEDDNLSLPTRDDSRPMDPQEQEDLVRSLESSQAQQSLLWRSVFAGLLFCYVVFLVYSIYHQAFFPWELRYHAYFMYEVDSWSIITADWSAVLVCFLAIKGLLHNSKHRRRWLWSSCCPGLLLMFFWLHHMLRLSKYRWDVLWLPLGPLSGAGVCLYVDHLLNESSEEVRKLRGYMYSYKAS
- the LOC113697128 gene encoding uncharacterized protein isoform X2 is translated as MMQKLTRKWRKSGDEDDNLSLPTRDDSRPMDPQEQEDLVRSLESSQAQQSLLWRSVFAGLLFCYVVFLVYSIYHQAFFPWELVDSWSIITADWSAVLVCFLAIKGLLHNSKHRRRWLWSSCCPGLLLMFFWLHHMLRLSKYRWDVLWLPLGPLSGAGVCLYVDHLLNESSEEVRKLRGYMYSYKAS
- the LOC113697130 gene encoding large ribosomal subunit protein eL31 produces the protein MVDKTKGRKEEVVTREYTINLHKRLHGCTFKKKAPKAIKEIRRFAQKAMGTTDVRVDVKLNKYIWSRGIRSVPRRVRVCIARKRNDDEDAKEELYSLVNVAEIPLEGLKGLGTKIIEDDE